Proteins encoded together in one Triticum dicoccoides isolate Atlit2015 ecotype Zavitan chromosome 7B, WEW_v2.0, whole genome shotgun sequence window:
- the LOC119335261 gene encoding CLAVATA3/ESR (CLE)-related protein 3-like gives MASSSSTSRSMPAVCAVLILLLLLSAASRCKADHLQVTVAGRRMLAGGSNAAAVFSREAETTVASSARRSAAGRAAMPYSESKRSSPGGPDPQHH, from the coding sequence ATGGCGTCCAGCTCGAGCACGTCGAGGAGCATGCCGGCGGTGTGCGCCGTGCtcatcctgctgctgctgctgtccgcTGCCTCACGTTGCAAGGCCGATCACCTGCAGGTGACGGTGGCCGGCCGGAGAATGCTGGCCGGTGGGAGCAATGCCGCTGCCGTCTTCTCGAGGGAGGCGGAGACGACTGTGGCAAGTAGCGCGCGGCGGTCAGCAGCTGGGAGAGCGGCGATGCCGTACTCCGAGTCCAAGAGGTCCAGCCCCGGCGGCCCGGACCCTCAGCACCACTAA